The following are encoded in a window of Magnolia sinica isolate HGM2019 chromosome 11, MsV1, whole genome shotgun sequence genomic DNA:
- the LOC131218736 gene encoding uncharacterized protein LOC131218736, with protein MVAMAAEALMAGKTAGEVGLLLGPPTEFGACRTRFYLCSYDGSLVTSKLIHYESFFNEDCLCATQISLVPPLPCAYLVANGAGILQYLLATFVGIMIFLISRIV; from the exons ATGGTGGCGATGGCGGCAGAGGCTCTGATGGCCGGGAAGACGGCGGGAGAGGTGGGGCTACTACTCGGCCCGCCGACCGAGTTCGGAGCCTGCCGTACTCG TTTTTATCTATGCAGCTATGATGGGAGCCTTGTGACCAGCAAGCTGATCCACTATGAGTCCTTTTTCAACGAGGACTGCTTGTGTGCGACACAGATATCTCTGGTCCCACCATTACCCTGTGCTTATCTCGTGGCGAATGGGGCCGGCATACTCCAATATCTGCTTGCCACCTTTGTTGGCATCATGATCTTCTTGATCTCAAGAATCGTATGA